The genomic stretch GGATGGTAGCCCACAAAGCACAATGGAAATAGTAGTAATTAAAGACAAAATATACATCACAAAAAATTATTTTAATTCAGGACTAATAAAAGAAGAAGGCTTGAAGAAATTTGATGAAAAAACAAATAAATATTTAAAAAATGGCATTTGGAAATTATATAATTCAAATGGCTTACTTTTAAAAAAAGTGGAATATAAAAATGATGAAATTATTTCACCTTTAGACTAAAAAACAGATTATTCCTCATTTACAATTAAAAAAACATCTTCATTTTCTCGCTTCATTAGATATTTTTCTCTAGCAAATTTTTCCAATCTGTCGTTGTCTGTGATTATTTCCAAATATTTACGGCTATCTTTGTTGATTTCCTTTTTGTAAAAACTATGTTCTGCTTCAACTTTTTTAAGTTCTTTGCGCAAAGATCGCTGATATATGAGATTATTTTGGTCAAAAAATATAATCCAAACAGCAAATGCCAAGGAAACAAGCAAGTATTTATTTTTTAATATTTTAAATATTTTCTTAATCATTTCTACAAAAATAAAAAAAACTATCCACCCAAAAAAGAGTCAGATAGTTTTTTTTCAAATGATATTAGTTAATAATTATCCAATAACCGTTACCCAATTATGAGTGTCTGGTTCATCGCCAATCTGGATGCCATACAATTTCTTATAAAGCATGGTGCTGTATTTTCCAGCTTTACCATCTTTGCAG from Bacteroidales bacterium encodes the following:
- a CDS encoding branched chain amino acid aminotransferase, giving the protein CKDGKAGKYSTMLYKKLYGIQIGDEPDTHNWVTVIG
- a CDS encoding septum formation initiator family protein; translation: MKKIFKILKNKYLLVSLAFAVWIIFFDQNNLIYQRSLRKELKKVEAEHSFYKKEINKDSRKYLEIITDNDRLEKFAREKYLMKRENEDVFLIVNEE